From Rhinolophus sinicus isolate RSC01 linkage group LG15, ASM3656204v1, whole genome shotgun sequence, the proteins below share one genomic window:
- the LOC109454684 gene encoding CMRF35-like molecule 1 isoform X2 — MYLLLLFPLLCLLSGCFSNIHGPASVRGPEQGSLTVQCCYDPEWKTYVKWWCRGAVWGSCKILVKTAGSEWQKDRVSIRDNQTSHIFTVTMKELRQDDADTYWCGIQRTGTDLGVQVVVTIDPAEVAPENTTDVPTVTSHHSDGSGHSIKLYILLPIFFAVLLLLLVAASILAWRMVKRQKKAAGTAPEQVVQPLENDICYANLTLTQTGTFPSSSRKEAFTRSRPSAQKDQEEVEYVTMAPFPNEDICYATVSLDTSDQEPTYSNMDGLISDLPNRSDEGLTEYSAIRVL, encoded by the exons ATGTACCTGCTGCTGCTCTTCCCCCTTCTCTGCCTGCTTTCAG GCTGTTTCTCCAACATCCACGGCCCAGCGTCCGTGagaggcccagagcagggctCACTGACCGTGCAGTGTTGCTATGACCCCGAATGGAAGACCTACGTGAAGTGGTGGTGCAGAGGAGCTGTTTGGGGTTCCTGCAAGATTCTAGTTAAAACCGCTGGATCAGAGTGGCAGAAGGACCGTGTGTCCATCAGGGACAATCAGACAAGCCACATATTCACCGTGACCATGAAGGAGCTCAGGCAAGATGATGCAGACACTTACTGGTGTGGGATTCAGAGAACTGGAACTGACCTTGGGGTCCAAGTTGTAGTGACCATCGATCCAG CTGAAGTCGCCCCAGAAAACACTACAGACGTCCCGACGGTGACCAGCCACCACTCTGATGGCAG CGGTCACTCCATTAAGCTCTACATCCTCCTGCCCATCTTCTTTGCTGTGTTGCTGCTTCTCTTGGTGGCGGCCTCCATCTTGGCTTGGAGAATGGTGAAGCGACAGAAGAAAG ctGCTGGGACAGCCCCAGAGCAG GTGGTCCAGCCCCTGGAGAACGATATTTGCTACGCCAACCTGACCCTGACGCAGACCGGAACCTTCCCCAGCTCTTCCCGTAAGGAGGCCTTCACAAGGTCCCGCCCTTCTGCCCAGAAGGACCAGGAGGAAGTGGAATATGTCACCATG GCTCCCTTTCCAAATGAGGACATTTGCTATGCAACTGTGTCTTTGGACACCTCGGACCAGGAGCCAACCTATAGCAACATGGACGGTCTCATCAGTGACCTGCCCAACAGGAGCGACGAGGGGCTCACAGAATACAGCGCCATCAGGGTGCTTTAG
- the LOC109454684 gene encoding CMRF35-like molecule 1 isoform X1, whose protein sequence is MYLLLLFPLLCLLSGCFSNIHGPASVRGPEQGSLTVQCCYDPEWKTYVKWWCRGAVWGSCKILVKTAGSEWQKDRVSIRDNQTSHIFTVTMKELRQDDADTYWCGIQRTGTDLGVQVVVTIDPATTTVSTTPTTTSTNNMFTAEVAPENTTDVPTVTSHHSDGSGHSIKLYILLPIFFAVLLLLLVAASILAWRMVKRQKKAAGTAPEQVVQPLENDICYANLTLTQTGTFPSSSRKEAFTRSRPSAQKDQEEVEYVTMAPFPNEDICYATVSLDTSDQEPTYSNMDGLISDLPNRSDEGLTEYSAIRVL, encoded by the exons ATGTACCTGCTGCTGCTCTTCCCCCTTCTCTGCCTGCTTTCAG GCTGTTTCTCCAACATCCACGGCCCAGCGTCCGTGagaggcccagagcagggctCACTGACCGTGCAGTGTTGCTATGACCCCGAATGGAAGACCTACGTGAAGTGGTGGTGCAGAGGAGCTGTTTGGGGTTCCTGCAAGATTCTAGTTAAAACCGCTGGATCAGAGTGGCAGAAGGACCGTGTGTCCATCAGGGACAATCAGACAAGCCACATATTCACCGTGACCATGAAGGAGCTCAGGCAAGATGATGCAGACACTTACTGGTGTGGGATTCAGAGAACTGGAACTGACCTTGGGGTCCAAGTTGTAGTGACCATCGATCCAG CAACAACTACAGTGTCGACCACCCCCACTACCACGTCTACCAACAACATGTTCACAGCTGAAGTCGCCCCAGAAAACACTACAGACGTCCCGACGGTGACCAGCCACCACTCTGATGGCAG CGGTCACTCCATTAAGCTCTACATCCTCCTGCCCATCTTCTTTGCTGTGTTGCTGCTTCTCTTGGTGGCGGCCTCCATCTTGGCTTGGAGAATGGTGAAGCGACAGAAGAAAG ctGCTGGGACAGCCCCAGAGCAG GTGGTCCAGCCCCTGGAGAACGATATTTGCTACGCCAACCTGACCCTGACGCAGACCGGAACCTTCCCCAGCTCTTCCCGTAAGGAGGCCTTCACAAGGTCCCGCCCTTCTGCCCAGAAGGACCAGGAGGAAGTGGAATATGTCACCATG GCTCCCTTTCCAAATGAGGACATTTGCTATGCAACTGTGTCTTTGGACACCTCGGACCAGGAGCCAACCTATAGCAACATGGACGGTCTCATCAGTGACCTGCCCAACAGGAGCGACGAGGGGCTCACAGAATACAGCGCCATCAGGGTGCTTTAG